The following are from one region of the Salmo trutta chromosome 22, fSalTru1.1, whole genome shotgun sequence genome:
- the ociad1 gene encoding OCIA domain-containing protein 1 — translation MSQTSMGFTDQQQQGAQSQVGAPYIPTEEEKRVFRECNQESFWYRSLPLTAVAVSVAQALVMKGVLAPSPRFGSLPKVAIAGLFGYIGGKISYTKICQEKFKNLENSPLGEALRQGQRHIPQQFAPQNTSELGDPNQAFFEQASQSVAEPRTQADSFSYPSDFSYSDQGALLSPPLSESDPTGAAADVNQPVPPYLDDETPKKRPTLYEDLRSRNRENYEVTLTQKADILLKSPAETPVLKRDVKKNQYGDAWDE, via the exons ATGTCACAAACGTCAATGGGATTCactgatcaacaacaacaaggggCTCAG AGTCAAGTTGGGGCACCCTACATTCCcacggaggaggagaagagagtgtTTCGGGAATGCAACCAAGAGAGCTTCTGGTACAGAT CCCTTCCATTAACTGCCGTGGCAGTGTCTGTAGCTCAAGCACTTGTTATGAAAG GAGTCCTTGCACCCTCACCACGATTTGGTTCCCTGCCTAAAGTAGCTA TTGCTGGTCTGTTTGGGTACATTGGCGGGAAGATCTCCTACACAAAGATATGTCAGGAGAAGTTCAAAAATCTGGAGAATTCCCCATTGGGTGAAGCCCTAAGACAAGGACAACGTCATATCCCTCAACA GTTTGCTCCTCAGAACACATCAGAGTTGGGAGATCCTAACCAAGCTTTTTTTGAACAAGCCTCCCAGTCAGTGGCGGAACCTCGCACCCAAGCAGACTCCTTCAGCTACCCTAGTGACTTCTCCTATAGTGATCAGGGTGCTCTGTTGAGCCCTCCCCTCAGTGAGTCTGACCCCACAGGAGCTGCAGCTGATGTCAACCAACCAG TCCCTCCTTACTTGGATGATGAGACTCCCAAAAAGAGACCAACCCTGTACGAGGACCTACGAAGCAGAAACCGTGAGAACTACGAGGTTACCCTGACCCAAAAGGCAGACATTCTGCTCAAGTCCCCGGCTGAAACACCTGTTCTGAAGAGAGATG TGAAAAAGAACCAATATGGAGATGCATGGGACGAGTGA
- the ociad2 gene encoding OCIA domain-containing protein 2, whose protein sequence is MSSETLEKTVTVKAEGATPWEKCQHGDRHIHRDDVRQIWKECKEESFWYRALPLSLGSMAVTGGLIYKGVWSASKTLGPFPKLAAAGVLGYAVGKASYVPTCRNKFQRLGPVFGPESEYGFGPGPFGGRGSRGRGSGPGHRHCHHVCEECKQQQTPAAPTEGVQS, encoded by the exons ATGAGCTCTGAAACCCTTGAGAAAACAGTAACAGTGAAGGCAGAGGGAGCCACCCCATGGGAGAAG TGTCAACATGGAGATCGACACATCCACAGAGACGACGTGAGACAAATCTGGAAGGAGTGCAAGGAAGAGAGCTTCTGGTATAGAG ctcttcccctctctctgggAAGCATGGCTGTCACTGGGGGGCTCATCTACAAAG GAGTTTGGAGTGCATCAAAGACACTGGGCCCATTCCCAAAACTAGCAG CGGCTGGCGTCCTTGGTTATGCAGTGGGGAAGGCTTCCTATGTTCCAACCTGCAGAAATAAGTTCCAGAGACTTGGGCCCGTCTTTGGTCCAGAATCTGAATATGGTTTTGGACCCGGCCCATTTGGAGGCCGTGGTTCTCGAGGGCGTGGTTCTGGCCCAGGACACAG ACACTGCCACCACGTGTGTGAAGAGTGTAAGCAACAGCAAACCCCTGCTGCACCAACAGAGGGTGTGCaaagctaa